From the genome of Lutra lutra chromosome 8, mLutLut1.2, whole genome shotgun sequence:
TGCTTTTATCCAGGTTCTCTTGTGACTGCACAGTGTATATTTGCAAGGGGGCTGATTGGATTCACAATTTGAGCTTCTCTGTATGGCTAAAGAACACAGCAAAACTACATGGGCAGAGTTTGGCCTCATATCTCAGTCTAGTTGCCATTAGCCATAGAATAGAGTGAGCTGGGATAAGCAAAATAATCCAGAACCTTTGCTCTGGCTTATATATTCAAGCTCCTTTCCAATAAATATCTTCCAGAGTAGTTACAAGGATTTAGACTtcatcatctcttttttttcccctccccccatggtaGAGATCCTAGTGAATAATAAACAAGAACATAGCAAAAACCTAAATGAAGCCAGCCAGCTAATCAGTGCACGGAATAGAGTGCTGGTTGTTCTGAGACCGTTCTCTTCCTATTTGCTCCTAAGATCCTGTCATATCTCCTCTTGATCACCAGGACTCGCTGGGAATTGCTTGTTGACTCTCATATTCAGAACATGACATAGCAAAGGTTATGGATAAACATTGCAAGCTGCTTTTGCCCGCCCATCTTCCTCTTGGTGGTCTAGCTGCTGTAATGTAGTTCCTCCCTCTTTACAGGTAAATGCCCTGGATGGTTACAACCGAACAGCCCTCCACTATGCAGCTGAGAAAGATGAGGCTTGTGTGGAGGTCCTTTTGGAATATGGCGCAAACCCCAATGCACTGGATGGCAACCGAGACACCCCACTTCACTGGGCAGCCTTTAAGAACAATGCCGAGTGTGTGCGGGCCCTCCTAGAGAGTGGGGCCTCTGTCAATGCCCTGGATTATAACAATGATACCCCACTCAGCTGGGCCGCCATGAAGGGAAATCTTGAGAGCGTCAGCATCCTTCTTGATTATGGTGCAGAGGTCAGAGTCATCAACCTGAAAGGCCAGACGCCCATCTCCCGCCTGGTGGCTCTGCTAGTCAGGGGACttggaacagagaaagaagactcTTGCTTTGAGCTCCTGCACAGAGCCGTGGGACACTTTGAGTTAAGGAAGAATGGCACCATGCCACGAGAAGTGGCCAGAGACCAGCAGCTGTGTGAAAAACTGACTGTCCTGTGCTCAGCCCCAGGAACTCTAAAAACACTCTCTCGCTATGCTGTGCGCAGGAGTTTGGGACTCCAGTATCTGCCAGATGCAGTGAAGGGCCTTCCACTGCCAGCTTCTCTGAAGGAATACCTGTTACTTGTGGAATAGGCTGGAGTAAGGAATGTCACACAGGCAACTCTGGGGGAGGCTTTTCCCTGCAGTGCTTTGTCTTGGAGAACAGGAAAAGCAGTCGTTCCTGTTGTGTGGTTTGTAATTAGAGGCAACGTGTCACAACGGTAACCTCCACACATCTCCCTCCCCAAACCGagcaaccaaacaaaaaaagatccctcacttttgttttctgtttattgctTACATGGCTTTTTATATTGCACCCTGCAAAAGAAGAGCTCTCCCCGTACCCTCCCCTTTAGGGAAAAAGTCAATAGCACAACCAAATTCTCTAGGAGATGAAGAGTATTTAAAGAATGTGTTTAGTTTTCCTTTGGGAACACgattaaaatttcagaagaatCCCTCTAGAAGCATTGTAACTGGTCAGTGAAGAAGTTTAAGAAAACCCCCGCTAACAGATGTGGCCCGAAGATGAAGAAACGATGACCTCAGATGGTGTGCAGAAACACAGTTGGGCTGGATGATACGGATGATACCCGAGAGTGCCACATCATGGAGTGTGTGGAAGGGACTAGCCCCCTCTcccaacagcaaaggaaacagcagtCTTTGCTTCTTTTCCATGGGTGTACCTGCGGGTTATAGTAGTGCAGCAGTGTTATTTCAGAAATAACACTGTCTTGCTGCTTTCCACATGGTAGAGGAGATAGCAGGTTCTGAGCAGTCCTAAGAACTCAGTGTCCTAAGGACTTTTCTCCTAATGCaattctttctctttgtgaaagCCAGTTTGCTCCAGCGGGCTTAGCAGGTGTTTGTACACCTTGGCTGAAGGTGTTTTCTCCAGCAGGGGACGAGAAGGGCTGGGCTTTTCCCACCGGTCTTCATTTCCCTATAGATAGCTCACTCTGCTAAGAGTTGGGAGTTATTTTCCTTTCAGCTGTTTTGGAAACTTTGCTTTTTACTGATCTGTACAAGACATCGGGGGAGCCGAGGGTGCGGGGGAAGAGCAGTATAAGAGCTTCTTTTGAGATGGCCCACCTACTCAAAAAAGAACTGCTTTAGTGAACCATACTGGGTCAACAATActctttcttttcatgttcttaaacTAGAGCAAGTTGTTATTGATCTTGGATGACCCAGATGCaaatttgaaaaacttttttttttttcttttcactgattGGGAACCACAAATAAAGATGACTGGAATCTGCTGACGTAGctaatttgaaaaacaatgtcTGCTTTTGCCCTTTTGCtgttggtggggtttttttgctcacttgaaaaaaaaaaaaaagaaagacagaaagaaataaacacttcTAAAAGCAAGTTTGGCAATTTCTACTATTCCTACTTTTCTCCAAATTATTTAATCACTGGGAGTCCTATTGGCTGGAACTCTGAAGCGGGGCTGTCACTACCCTCCTCATAAGCTGGTTTGAGGATACAGTGGTAATAGTGCTCGATATTTAttgttaatttctcttctccttaaaGAACTGCGCCATGAGCATTTGGCTTCCTTAATTCTGAACTCCCAACAAGACTTCTCAGTTACTGTTTAGAACTGTTTTCAGGGTATAGAGGTAATACTTTGGACAGCCAGCAAAAGCCATGTAGTAGAGCTAATCCGTCCTCCACACCTGGTAAAACCTGGAACCTCTTCCTGCTTCATCAAGCAAGTGAAAAACTGGGTTGGGAGGAATATGTAGGCTTGTGCCAAGAGCAACAACAGGACGCCATCCTGTCAATTTGGAGGCTCCTGAAGACCCAACTGCATGACACGGTCACTTGGCTGATGAGGAGGAAGAAGCTGTTGTTATGACACAGAACATAAATTGAGCCAAATAAGAACTGACAACTTTGTAAAGCCGTATTTCAGCCAGCCCACCAAACCAGGCCCCGGTCCAGGTGTCTCTTTCCCAGGCTTTCAAAATGTGCATGTGTCCCCACAGATGGATTCTACCTAGATTCATCTAGGAAGGAGTACAGGGGAAGGGTTGAGAAGCAAGAACACTGAGTTGTCAGAAGAGGAGTAAAGATTGTGGGATGGCTGGAAAAAAAGCACCCCTGGGTAATAGGTATAGGATCAAAAGGTGAAACACAACGTCGTGCTTAGGAGAG
Proteins encoded in this window:
- the ASB8 gene encoding ankyrin repeat and SOCS box protein 8 isoform X2, whose protein sequence is MSSSMWYIMQSIQSKYSLSERLIRTIAAIRSFPHDNVEDLIRGGADVNCTHGTLKPLHCACMVSDADCVELLLEKGAEVNALDGYNRTALHYAAEKDEACVEVLLEYGANPNALDGNRDTPLHWAAFKNNAECVRALLESGASVNALDYNNDTPLSWAAMKGNLESVSILLDYGAEVRVINLKGQTPISRLVALLVRGLGTEKEDSCFELLHRAVGHFELRKNGTMPREVARDQQLCEKLTVLCSAPGTLKTLSRYAVRRSLGLQYLPDAVKGLPLPASLKEYLLLVE
- the ASB8 gene encoding ankyrin repeat and SOCS box protein 8 isoform X1; this encodes MVSDADCVELLLEKGAEVNALDGYNRTALHYAAEKDEACVEVLLEYGANPNALDGNRDTPLHWAAFKNNAECVRALLESGASVNALDYNNDTPLSWAAMKGNLESVSILLDYGAEVRVINLKGQTPISRLVALLVRGLGTEKEDSCFELLHRAVGHFELRKNGTMPREVARDQQLCEKLTVLCSAPGTLKTLSRYAVRRSLGLQYLPDAVKGLPLPASLKEYLLLVE